One genomic region from Calypte anna isolate BGI_N300 chromosome 17, bCalAnn1_v1.p, whole genome shotgun sequence encodes:
- the GPR21 gene encoding probable G-protein coupled receptor 21, whose amino-acid sequence MNSSLVGNQSGRPFCLLAISYLETINFCLLEVVIIVFLMVLIISGNIIVIFVFHCAPLLNHHTTSYFIQTMAYADLLVGVSCLVPSLSLLHYPIVLSESLVCQIFGYVVSVLKSVSMASLACISIDRYIAITKPLTYNTLVTPWRLRICILIIWLYSCLVFLPSFHWGKPGYHGDVFQWCANSWNTDPYFTLFIVVMLYAPAAFIVCFTYFNIFRICQQHTKEINERRVRFSSQDGEAGEAQPCPDKRYAMVLFRITSVFYILWLPYIIYFLLESSNVYSNRVASFLTTWLAISNSFCNCVIYSLSNSVFQKGLKRLSGAICASCARQRVAKDSSTSRSKRSSNGCHV is encoded by the coding sequence ATGAACTCCTCTTTAGTTGGCAACCAGAGTGGCCGGCCCTTCTGTCTCCTGGCCATCAGCTATTTGGAGACCATAAATTTTTGCCTCCTGGAAGTGGTTATTATAGTATTCCTCATGGTGCTGATTATTTCGGGCAACATTATTGTGATATTTGTCTTTCACTGTGCACCTCTGCTGAACCACCACACCACCAGCTACTTCATCCAGACTATGGCATATGCTGACCTCCTGGTGGGTGTGAGCTGTCTGGTgccttctttgtctctgctgcaCTACCCTATTGTTTTAAGTGAGTCCTTGGTTTGCCAAATCTTTGGTTACGTGGTATCGGTGCTGAAGAGCGTCTCCATGGCCTCTCTGGCATGCATCAGCATTGACAGATACATTGCCATCACCAAGCCACTGACCTACAACACGCTGGTGACCCCATGGAGGCTTCGCATCTGCATACTCATCATTTGGCTGTACTCCTGCCTTGTCTTCTTACCCTCCTTCCACTGGGGAAAGCCTGGATACCACGGGGATGTGTTTCAGTGGTGTGCCAATTCCTGGAACACCGATCCCTACTTCACTCTCTTCATCGTGGTGATGCTCTATGCCCCAGCAGCTTTCATCGTCTGCTTCACTTACTTCAACATCTTCCgcatctgccagcagcacacCAAGGAGATCAACGAGAGGCGAGTGCGCTTCAGCTCCCAGGatggggaggctggggaggcaCAGCCCTGCCCGGACAAGCGCTACGCCATGGTTCTTTTCCGCATCACCAGTGTCTTCTACATCCTCTGGTTGCCCTACATAATCTATTTTCTGCTGGAGAGCTCCAATGTCTATAGTAACCGCGTCGCGTCCTTCTTGACCACTTGGCTTGCCATTAGCAACAGTTTCTGCAACTGTGTCATTTACAGTCTCTCCAACAGTGTCTTTCAGAAGGGGCTTAAGCGTCTCTCGGGGGCTATTTGTGCCTCTTGTGCTAGACAGAGGGTAGCTAAGGACTCCTCTACTTCTAGGAGCAAAAGATCTTCCAATGGATGTCATGTCTAA